The following proteins come from a genomic window of Ictalurus furcatus strain D&B chromosome 26, Billie_1.0, whole genome shotgun sequence:
- the tm9sf2 gene encoding transmembrane 9 superfamily member 2 isoform X2: protein MTVFLRVRLAVMMSAFLCGVPLLFVQDAAAFYLPGLAPVSFCEKAQEGKDVQRECQDKIELFVNRLDSVESVLPYEYRAFDFCTVEAEKRPSENLGQVLFGERIEPSPYKFSFKQKESCKHVCTKKYSTGKAEDKANLDFLKKGMLLNYQHHWIVDNMPVTWCYDVEDNQKFCNPGFPIGCYVTETGLAKDACVVNAEFNDKDTFYIFNHVDITIFYHNVENEAPDSRLVAAKMEPKSYKQSNPDTPDCTGPPMSLSNKFSGDISIPYTYSIQFKEEPNIRWASRWDYILESMPHTNIQWFSIMNSLVIVLFLSGMVAMIMLRTLHKDIARYNQMDSVEDAQEEFGWKLVHGDVFRPPRKGMLLSVFLGSGTQIFIMTFVTLFFACLGFLSPANRGALMTCAVVLWVLLGTPAGYIAARLYKSFGGEKWKTNVLLTAFLCPGVVFADFFLMNLILWGEGSSAAMPFGTLVAILALWFCISVPLTFVGAYFGFKKAGIEHPVRTNQIPRQIPEQSFYTKPLPGIVMGGILPFGCIFIQLFFILNSIWSHQMYYMFGFLFLVFIILVITCSEATILLCYFHLCAEDYHWQWRSFLTSGFTAVYFLVYAVHYFFSKLQITGLASTILYFGYTMIMALIFFLFTGTIGFFACFWFVTKIYSVVKVD from the exons gACAAAATCGAGCTCTTTGTGAACAGACTGGATTCGGTGGAGTCGGTTTTGCCGTATGAATACAGAGC GTTTGACTTCTGTACTGTGGAGGCTGAGAAGCGGCCGTCGGAAAACTTAGGCCAGGTGCTTTTCGGAGAGAGAATTGAGCCATCACCTTacaag TTTTCCTTCAAGCAAAAAGAGTCGTGTAAGCATGTGTGCACCAAAAAGTACAGCACCGGTAAAGCAGAGGACAAAGCTAACCTGGATTTCCTCAAGAAAGGCATGCTCCTTAACTACCAGCATCACTG GATTGTGGATAACATGCCCGTGACCTGGTGCTACGACGTGGAAGACAATCAGAAATTCTGTAATCCCGGCTTCCCCATCGGATGCTACGTCACGGAAACCGGCTTGGCCAAAGACGCGTGCGTCGTCAAC GCGGAGTTCAACGACAAAGACACCTTCTACATCTTCAACCACGTGGACATCACTATCTTTTACCACAATGTCGAGAACGAGGCCCCTGACTCCAGACTCGTCGCTGCCAAGATGGAGCCGAAAAG ctataaacagtccaaTCCGGATACTCCAGACTGCACAGGGCCGCCCATGAGCCTCAGCAACAAGTTCAGTGGAGATATCAGCATCCCCTACACCTACAGTATACAGTTCAAG GAGGAGCCGAACATCCGATGGGCCTCTCGCTGGGATTATAttctggagtccatgcctcacaCCAACATCCAGTGGTTTAG TATAATGAACTCCCTGGTCATCGTGCTCTTCCTGTCCGGTATGGTGGCTATGATCATGCTGCGCACGCTGCACAAAGACATTGCCCGCTATAACCAGATGGACTCCGTG GAGGATGCCCAGGAGGAGTTTGGCTGGAAGCTGGTGCACGGCGACGTGTTCCGGCCACCACGTAAAGGAATGCTGCTCTCCGTCTTCCTCGGGTCGGGCACGCAGATCTTTATCATGACTTTCGTCACTCTCT ttttcgCGTGTCTGGGCTTCCTGTCCCCGGCTAACCGCGGTGCTCTGATGACGTGCGCGGTGGTGCTGTGGGTGCTGCTGGGAACCCCGGCTGGCTACATCGCAGCCCGATTGTACAAAT CGTTCGGAGGAGAGAAGTGGAAAACCAACGTCCTGTTGACTGCATTCCTCTGCCCCGG TGTGGTGTTTGCTGATTTCTTCCTGATGAATCTGATCCTGTGGGGTGAGGGCTCGTCAGCCGCCATGCCCTTCGGCACGCTGGTGGCCATCTTGGCTCTGTGGTTCTGCATCTCCGTCCCTCTCACCTTCGTCGGAGCTTACTTTGGCTTTAAGAAAGCT GGCATCGAACACCCCGTGCGCACCAATCAGATCCCTCGGCAGATTCCCGAACAGTCTTTTTACACCAAACCCCTCCCAGGCATCGTGATGGGTGGGATCCTGCCCTTTGGATGCATCTTCATCCAGCTGTTCTTCATCCTCAACAGCATCTG GTCCCATCAAATGTATTACATGTTCGGCTTCCTCTTCCtcgtcttcatcatcctggtgatCACTTGCTCTGAGGCCACCATCCTGCTCTGTTACTTCCACCTGTGTGCTGAG GACTACCACTGGCAATGGCGCTCCTTCCTTACCAGCGGTTTCACGGCGGTGTATTTCCTCGTGTACGCCGTGCATTACTTCTTCTCCAAGCTGCAGATCACCGGCCTAGCCAGCACCATCCTTTACTTCGGCTACACCATGATCATGGCCTtgatcttcttcctcttcacag GAACAATTGGATTCTTTGCCTGTTTCTGGTTCGTGACGAAAATCTACAGCGTGGTGAAAGTGGACTAA
- the tm9sf2 gene encoding transmembrane 9 superfamily member 2 isoform X1, with amino-acid sequence MTVFLRVRLAVMMSAFLCGVPLLFVQDAAAFYLPGLAPVSFCEKAQEGKDVQRECQDKIELFVNRLDSVESVLPYEYRAFDFCTVEAEKRPSENLGQVLFGERIEPSPYKFSFKQKESCKHVCTKKYSTGKAEDKANLDFLKKGMLLNYQHHWIVDNMPVTWCYDVEDNQKFCNPGFPIGCYVTETGLAKDACVVNAEFNDKDTFYIFNHVDITIFYHNVENEAPDSRLVAAKMEPKSYKQSNPDTPDCTGPPMSLSNKFSGDISIPYTYSIQFKEEPNIRWASRWDYILESMPHTNIQWFRLFCFSSRSRVFGCSIMNSLVIVLFLSGMVAMIMLRTLHKDIARYNQMDSVEDAQEEFGWKLVHGDVFRPPRKGMLLSVFLGSGTQIFIMTFVTLFFACLGFLSPANRGALMTCAVVLWVLLGTPAGYIAARLYKSFGGEKWKTNVLLTAFLCPGVVFADFFLMNLILWGEGSSAAMPFGTLVAILALWFCISVPLTFVGAYFGFKKAGIEHPVRTNQIPRQIPEQSFYTKPLPGIVMGGILPFGCIFIQLFFILNSIWSHQMYYMFGFLFLVFIILVITCSEATILLCYFHLCAEDYHWQWRSFLTSGFTAVYFLVYAVHYFFSKLQITGLASTILYFGYTMIMALIFFLFTGTIGFFACFWFVTKIYSVVKVD; translated from the exons gACAAAATCGAGCTCTTTGTGAACAGACTGGATTCGGTGGAGTCGGTTTTGCCGTATGAATACAGAGC GTTTGACTTCTGTACTGTGGAGGCTGAGAAGCGGCCGTCGGAAAACTTAGGCCAGGTGCTTTTCGGAGAGAGAATTGAGCCATCACCTTacaag TTTTCCTTCAAGCAAAAAGAGTCGTGTAAGCATGTGTGCACCAAAAAGTACAGCACCGGTAAAGCAGAGGACAAAGCTAACCTGGATTTCCTCAAGAAAGGCATGCTCCTTAACTACCAGCATCACTG GATTGTGGATAACATGCCCGTGACCTGGTGCTACGACGTGGAAGACAATCAGAAATTCTGTAATCCCGGCTTCCCCATCGGATGCTACGTCACGGAAACCGGCTTGGCCAAAGACGCGTGCGTCGTCAAC GCGGAGTTCAACGACAAAGACACCTTCTACATCTTCAACCACGTGGACATCACTATCTTTTACCACAATGTCGAGAACGAGGCCCCTGACTCCAGACTCGTCGCTGCCAAGATGGAGCCGAAAAG ctataaacagtccaaTCCGGATACTCCAGACTGCACAGGGCCGCCCATGAGCCTCAGCAACAAGTTCAGTGGAGATATCAGCATCCCCTACACCTACAGTATACAGTTCAAG GAGGAGCCGAACATCCGATGGGCCTCTCGCTGGGATTATAttctggagtccatgcctcacaCCAACATCCAGTGGTTTAG gctgttttgtttttcctctcgtTCTCGTGTGTTCGGCTGCAGTATAATGAACTCCCTGGTCATCGTGCTCTTCCTGTCCGGTATGGTGGCTATGATCATGCTGCGCACGCTGCACAAAGACATTGCCCGCTATAACCAGATGGACTCCGTG GAGGATGCCCAGGAGGAGTTTGGCTGGAAGCTGGTGCACGGCGACGTGTTCCGGCCACCACGTAAAGGAATGCTGCTCTCCGTCTTCCTCGGGTCGGGCACGCAGATCTTTATCATGACTTTCGTCACTCTCT ttttcgCGTGTCTGGGCTTCCTGTCCCCGGCTAACCGCGGTGCTCTGATGACGTGCGCGGTGGTGCTGTGGGTGCTGCTGGGAACCCCGGCTGGCTACATCGCAGCCCGATTGTACAAAT CGTTCGGAGGAGAGAAGTGGAAAACCAACGTCCTGTTGACTGCATTCCTCTGCCCCGG TGTGGTGTTTGCTGATTTCTTCCTGATGAATCTGATCCTGTGGGGTGAGGGCTCGTCAGCCGCCATGCCCTTCGGCACGCTGGTGGCCATCTTGGCTCTGTGGTTCTGCATCTCCGTCCCTCTCACCTTCGTCGGAGCTTACTTTGGCTTTAAGAAAGCT GGCATCGAACACCCCGTGCGCACCAATCAGATCCCTCGGCAGATTCCCGAACAGTCTTTTTACACCAAACCCCTCCCAGGCATCGTGATGGGTGGGATCCTGCCCTTTGGATGCATCTTCATCCAGCTGTTCTTCATCCTCAACAGCATCTG GTCCCATCAAATGTATTACATGTTCGGCTTCCTCTTCCtcgtcttcatcatcctggtgatCACTTGCTCTGAGGCCACCATCCTGCTCTGTTACTTCCACCTGTGTGCTGAG GACTACCACTGGCAATGGCGCTCCTTCCTTACCAGCGGTTTCACGGCGGTGTATTTCCTCGTGTACGCCGTGCATTACTTCTTCTCCAAGCTGCAGATCACCGGCCTAGCCAGCACCATCCTTTACTTCGGCTACACCATGATCATGGCCTtgatcttcttcctcttcacag GAACAATTGGATTCTTTGCCTGTTTCTGGTTCGTGACGAAAATCTACAGCGTGGTGAAAGTGGACTAA